The following DNA comes from Caulobacter mirabilis.
GGCGTCTTCCACGATCCGGAGGCCTGACGACCATGACCGCGGTGCTGATCCTGCTGGCCTGCCAGGGGCTGCTCGGGGCGATCGACACGTTGTGGCACCACGAGGCGACGGCGCGCCTGCCGTCCAGCCCCACGGCGCGTCAGGAACTGGTGCTGCACGGGCTGCGGGAGGCGATCTACGCAGTGATCTTCCTGACCCTGCCCTGGCTGCGCTGGGAGGGCTGGCTGGCCGGCGTCCTGGCGATGCTGCTGGCCATCGAGATCGTCATCACCCTGCAGGACTTCCTGCTCGAGGACCGCACGCGCCGCCTGCCGCCGAGCGAACGGGTGCTGCACACCGTCATGGCCATCGGCTACGGCGCCTTGCTGGCGCTGCTGGCGCCGGTCCTGCTGGATTGGGCCGCCCGCCCCGCCGGCCTCGCGTTCGAAAGCCACGGGGCGCTGTCCTGGATCTGCACGGCCCTGGGGCTGGGCGTGCTGGCCTGGACGGTCCGAGACCTGGCCGCCGGCGTACGCCCCGCGGAGGGCGGGATCCGGCCCGCGACGGCGAGCGGCCGGACCGTCCTGGTCACCGGCGCGACGGGCTTCATCGGCGCCCCGCTGACGGCGCGGCTGCTGGCGCGAGGCGACCGGGTCGTCGTCCTGGCCCGCGACGATATCGCCGCCCGCCTGCGCTGGCCCGACGCGATGGTCGTTCGCAGCCTCGCCGAGGTCCCGTCGGACATGCGGATCGAGGCGATCGTCAACCTGGCCGGAGCGCCCGTCGTGGCGGGTCCCTGGACGCAGGCCCGCCGCCGCGCCTTGCTGGCCAGCCGCGTCGAGACGACCCGCGCCGTCAACGCCCTGGCCGCCAGGCTGGACCGCGCCCCCGCCGTCATCGTGGGCGCCTCCGCCGTGGGCTTCTACGGCGACCGGGGCGAAGAACCTCTGGACGAGGCGGCTCCTGCGGGAATGGGCTTCATGGCCGACCTCGTCCGGCTGTGGGAGGCGGAGCAGACACGCGCGGACGGCGTGCGGATCTGCCGCCTGCGCCTGGGCATGGTCTTCGACTGGAGCGGCGGACCGCTGCCGTCCCTGGCGCTCCCCGCCCGTTTCGGCGCGGCGGCGGTGCTGGGAACCGGCGGCCAGTTCGCGCCCTGGATCCACCTCGACGACGCCCTGCGGCTGATGGAGACCGCGCTCGTCGACGCCCGCTACGTCGGCCCCGTCAACGCCGTCGCGCCGGAGCAGGTCACCCAGGCGGAGCTTACCCGCGCGCTCGCCTGGCGGTTCCGCCGCCCCTGCTGGGCGCGCGTCCCCGCCTGGCCGCTGCGGCTCATGCTGGGCGAGATGTCTGACCTGTTCCTGGCCGGCCAGCGGGTCGAGCCGAACCGCCTCCGCGCCCTGGGCTTCCGCTGGTCACGGCCGCTGCTGGCGGACGCCCTGGAGCCGGCCGAGCCCAGCCGGGCCGGCGGCCTGCCCCTGGCGCCGCACGCCGGCCGCAGCGCCGCCGCCTGAAACGCCGTCCGCGACCAGCCCCTCGTCGGGGCAGCGGGTCATCGCGACCCGCGCTTCCTCGAGCAGCCAGTCGCGCAGCGCCATGATCCGCGGCAGCTTGGCGGAGTCGGCCCGCCAGACGAAGCAGTACTCCGCCTCGGCCTTGATCGACCCCGGCAGCGGCTTGAGCAGCCGGCCGGCGCGGATGTCCTGCTCGACCAGCCACTCCCGCACCAGCGCCAGGCCCAGGCCCTGAAGGCAGGCGTCGGTGAGCACCGCCGAGTCGTCGAACCGGGCCCCTCGCGGCAGCCTCGGCGTGCGCAGGCCGTGCCCCTCGAACCAGAGGTTCCAGGGATAGCCGGTGTGGTGCAGCAGGGGGACCTTGGCGATATCCTCCATCGACCGCACCGGATGCCGATCGAGGAACTCGGGACTGCCCACCACGAAGAAGCTCTCGGTGAACAGATGG
Coding sequences within:
- a CDS encoding TIGR01777 family oxidoreductase — translated: MTAVLILLACQGLLGAIDTLWHHEATARLPSSPTARQELVLHGLREAIYAVIFLTLPWLRWEGWLAGVLAMLLAIEIVITLQDFLLEDRTRRLPPSERVLHTVMAIGYGALLALLAPVLLDWAARPAGLAFESHGALSWICTALGLGVLAWTVRDLAAGVRPAEGGIRPATASGRTVLVTGATGFIGAPLTARLLARGDRVVVLARDDIAARLRWPDAMVVRSLAEVPSDMRIEAIVNLAGAPVVAGPWTQARRRALLASRVETTRAVNALAARLDRAPAVIVGASAVGFYGDRGEEPLDEAAPAGMGFMADLVRLWEAEQTRADGVRICRLRLGMVFDWSGGPLPSLALPARFGAAAVLGTGGQFAPWIHLDDALRLMETALVDARYVGPVNAVAPEQVTQAELTRALAWRFRRPCWARVPAWPLRLMLGEMSDLFLAGQRVEPNRLRALGFRWSRPLLADALEPAEPSRAGGLPLAPHAGRSAAA
- a CDS encoding LysR substrate-binding domain-containing protein, yielding MTRLPPFIAMRALEAAARHRSYSRAAAELNVTHGAVSQQIRRLEEELGARLFTRDGNAMEPTEAALKLAAQVAQAIDLMRSGVETLVRGAATESPLVLSTVHAFAGRWLTHRMSRMPAEVGQLELNVDQKLSNFVTDGVDAAIRHGKGPWPGVESVHLFTESFFVVGSPEFLDRHPVRSMEDIAKVPLLHHTGYPWNLWFEGHGLRTPRLPRGARFDDSAVLTDACLQGLGLALVREWLVEQDIRAGRLLKPLPGSIKAEAEYCFVWRADSAKLPRIMALRDWLLEEARVAMTRCPDEGLVADGVSGGGAAAGVRRQGQAAGPAGLGRLQGVRQQRP